In one window of Carassius auratus strain Wakin chromosome 28, ASM336829v1, whole genome shotgun sequence DNA:
- the LOC113047260 gene encoding protein arginine N-methyltransferase 1 has translation MAETADIMEVSQGESSAKPAAEDMTSKDYYFDSYAHFGIHEEMLKDEVRTLTYRNSMFHNKHLFKDKVVLDVGSGTGILCMFAAKAGAKKVIGIECSSISEYAVKIVKANKLDHIVSIIKGKVEEVELPVEKVDIIISEWMGYCLFYESMLNTVIYARDKWLKPDGLIFPDRATLYVTAIEDRQYKDYKIHWWENVYGFDMSCIKEVAIKEPLVDVVDPKQLVSTACLIKEVDIYTVKIEDLSFTSPFCLQVKRNDYIHALVTYFNIEFTRCHKRTGFSTSPESPYTHWKQTVFYLDDYLTVKTGEEIFGTISMKPNVKNNRDLDFNVDIDFKGQLCEVSKTSEYRMR, from the exons ATGGCGGAGACAGCGGACATTATGGAG gtgTCCCAGGGAGAGAGCTCAGCAAAACCTGCAGCAGAAGACATGACCTCCAAAGACTACTACTTTGATTCCTATGCACACTTTGGCATTCATGAG GAGATGCTAAAGGATGAAGTTCGTACTCTGACGTACAGAAACTCCATGTTCCACAACAAGCATCTCTTCAAGGATAAGGTGGTGCTGGATGTGGGAAGTGGAACCGGCATCCTTTGTATGTTTGCAGCCAAAGCTGGGGCCAAGAAAGTTATTGGG ATTGAGTGCAGCAGTATATCAGAGTATGCTGTGAAGATCGTGAAGGCCAACAAGTTGGATCATA TCGTTTCCATCATTAAGGGCAAAGTGGAAGAGGTTGAGCTTCCTGTGGAAAAAGTAGACATAATCATCTCTGAGTGGATGGGCTACTGTCTCTTCTACGAGTCCATGCTTAACACTGTCATTTATGCGAGAGACAAATGGCTG AAACCCGATGGCCTGATCTTCCCCGACAGAGCCACGCTCTATGTCACTGCTATTGAGGACCGACAGTACAAGGACTACAAAATTCACT GGTGGGAGAATGTTTATGGCTTTGACATGTCCTGTATCAAGGAAGTGGCCATCAAGGAGCCACTGGTGGATGTTGTTGACCCCAAACAGCTTGTTAGTACTGCCTGCCTCATTAAG GAGGTGGACATCTACACGGTGAAGATTGAGGACTTGTCCTTCACGTCACCTTTCTGCCTGCAGGTGAAAAGGAATGACTACATTCATGCGCTGGTAACCTACTTCAACATCGAGTTCACTCGCTGCCACAAGAGGACAGGCTTCTCTACTA GCCCAGAGTCTCCTTACACTCACTGGAAGCAGACGGTGTTCTACCTTGACGACTATCTGACGGTGAAGACCGGAGAGGAGATCTTTGGCACCATCAGCATGAAACCCAACGTCAAGAATAAT AGAGACCTGGACTTCAACGTTGACATCGACTTCAAGGGTCAGCTTTGTGAGGTGTCCAAGACGTCAGAGTACAGGATGCGCTAG
- the LOC113047401 gene encoding GTPase IMAP family member 4-like, translating to MNAQFSEDIAKEIRIVLIGKTGVGKSAAGNTILGKDHFHKAASSKSVTKQCSLATRVIGGLTITVVDTPGWCDTELSKAELTEATVKCIDMSYPGPHVFLFILAIGNRFTNEEKQTVQQLQEIFGERATRYTLILFTKGDALENTTFENYLREATADLKALIDKCGGRCHVFNNKDRNYLQVSQLLKKIQDMVQDNGGGCYTNSTYKLLEQYKGREAELQWKAEAARREMRAREAEFQRLIELMEQKQQYYESINRNERRQEEERMQKALRAQAAEHQKLMKLERQKLREERLKHQHYMEREELKRENEESYHRQRMEMEMQRLEKEKQEMSKNILQLEQQKQMREAEKQELLREKIRKRKDCIIS from the exons ATGAATGCACAGTTCTCAg AGGATATAGCAAAAGAAATTAGGATTGTCCTCATTGGCAAAACAGGCGTTGGGAAAAGTGCTGCTGGTAACACCATCCTTGGAAAAGATCATTTTCACAAAGCAGCAAGCTCTAAGTCTGTGACGAAGCAATGCAGTTTGGCCACCAGAGTTATTGGTGGGTTAACGATCACAGTTGTGGACACTCCAGGCTGGTGTGACACAGAGCTCTCCAAGGCTGAGCTCACAGAGGCCACGGTGAAATGCATCGACATGTCGTACCCTGGTCCGCATGTCTTTCTTTTCATCCTGGCGATTGGCAATCGCTTCACAAACGAAGAGAAGCAAACAGTCCAGCAGCTACAGGAGATCTTTGGGGAAAGAGCTACAAGATACACATTGATTTTGTTCACAAAGGGGGATGCTCTGGAGAACACAACCTTTGAGAACTATCTGAGAGAGGCTACAGCAGATCTCAAAGCCTTAATTGACAAATGTGGAGGCAGATGCCATGTTTTCAACAATAAAGATAGAAACTATTTACAAGTGTCCCAACTCCTTAAAAAGATCCAAGACATGGTTCAGGACAATGGCGGTGGATGCTACACCAACTCAACATACAAGCTACTGGAGCAATATAAGGGAAGAGAGGCTGAGCTACAATGGAAAGCTGAAGCTGCTAGAAGAGAGATGAGAGCCAGAGAGGCAGAGTTTCAAAGATTGATCGAACTCATGGAACAGAAGCAGCAGTATTATGAATCAATTAATAGAAATGAGAGGAGGCAAGAGGAAGAAAGGATGCAGAAAGCATTGCGTGCCCAGGCTGCAGAACATCAAAAGTTGATGAAGCTAGAGAGGCAAAAACTGCGAGAAGAGCGGTTAAAACATCAGCATTACATGGAAAGGGAGGAGTTaaagagagaaaatgaagagTCTTATCATAGACAGAGAATGGAGATGGAGATGCAGAGGTTAGAAAAAGAGAAGCAAGAAATGTCAAAAAATATTCTTCAGCTGGAACAACAGAAACAGATGAGAGAGGCTGAAAAGCAAGAATTGTTACGGGAAAAAATTAGAAAAAGGAAAGACTGTATTATTTCATAA